From Calothrix sp. PCC 6303, a single genomic window includes:
- a CDS encoding ISKra4-like element ISCasp2 family transposase: protein MKQMHPCLSKDKNGNKYGRMQASRSNPGMFWEEARELFEEIVGWLDSDSICGLEHGEIESKLLDNGYELLRRLLQGYFDKRSQDETDSEWVGKDQAKRTHKKKLSRKLTTIFGTVIANRIGYGGRKINTLFPLDAELNLPAEQYSHGLRQRVAVEVARSGFRETVDIIEKTTAAKIGKRQAEELAYQSAVDFDDFYTYQQAEAVQVEEIGEIVVISADGKGVIVSHSTRAVPSVEVAVRTEDLRPQTQKRAQASSKKLDKRLTKGEKANAKRMATVASVYTINPFVRTVEQIVNPSDEDKKIKRPKPIGKRVWASVAKEPEVVIKEAFDEALHRDPDRQKRFCALVDGNKQQLSLMKKFTKKHHLELTIVLDIIHVIEYLWKAAFVFYSSTDKQAEAWVTKRLKSILEGKSSDVASGMRTSATKRKLTPQERKPVDNCARYLLNNREYLKYHDYLKAGLPIATGVIEGACRHLIKDRMDITGARWSLAGAEAVLRLRSLYISGDWHKYWRFHLHQEHKRNHLALYQGAIPLMKRVAKARCPITPSPLPIPV, encoded by the coding sequence ATGAAACAGATGCATCCTTGCTTGTCAAAAGATAAAAACGGGAATAAGTACGGACGTATGCAAGCATCTAGATCAAATCCAGGGATGTTTTGGGAAGAAGCACGAGAACTATTTGAAGAAATAGTTGGTTGGCTGGACTCAGATAGTATTTGTGGGTTGGAGCATGGAGAAATAGAAAGTAAGTTGCTTGATAATGGATATGAACTACTTAGAAGGCTGTTACAAGGATACTTTGATAAGCGTAGCCAAGACGAAACGGATTCTGAGTGGGTAGGAAAAGACCAAGCCAAGCGAACGCACAAGAAAAAATTGTCAAGGAAATTAACAACAATATTTGGCACAGTAATCGCAAACCGAATCGGTTACGGAGGTAGAAAGATAAACACCCTATTTCCATTAGATGCAGAGCTAAACCTACCAGCAGAACAATATTCTCACGGATTAAGACAACGAGTAGCAGTGGAAGTAGCTCGTTCAGGATTTAGGGAAACAGTGGATATTATCGAAAAAACAACAGCAGCCAAAATTGGTAAACGGCAAGCAGAAGAACTAGCGTACCAGAGCGCTGTCGATTTTGATGATTTCTACACATATCAACAGGCAGAAGCGGTACAAGTTGAGGAAATAGGAGAAATTGTTGTAATCAGTGCAGATGGGAAAGGTGTGATTGTGAGCCACTCGACACGGGCTGTGCCCAGTGTCGAAGTGGCGGTGCGTACAGAGGATTTACGTCCCCAAACCCAAAAACGAGCGCAAGCTTCCAGCAAGAAGTTAGATAAGCGTTTAACCAAAGGAGAAAAAGCCAATGCCAAACGAATGGCAACGGTAGCTTCAGTTTACACAATCAACCCGTTTGTTCGTACAGTTGAGCAAATAGTTAACCCATCCGATGAGGATAAGAAAATAAAGCGTCCTAAACCTATTGGAAAAAGGGTTTGGGCTTCTGTTGCCAAGGAACCAGAAGTCGTCATTAAAGAGGCTTTCGATGAGGCATTGCATCGTGATCCAGATCGGCAAAAACGCTTTTGTGCCTTGGTCGATGGTAATAAGCAACAATTATCGTTGATGAAGAAATTTACCAAAAAACATCACCTCGAACTGACTATTGTCCTGGATATTATCCATGTGATTGAGTATTTGTGGAAAGCAGCATTTGTATTTTATTCCAGTACGGATAAACAAGCCGAAGCCTGGGTTACGAAACGTTTGAAGTCTATCCTTGAGGGGAAATCCAGTGATGTTGCTTCTGGGATGCGAACAAGCGCGACAAAACGTAAACTCACACCCCAAGAACGCAAACCTGTGGATAACTGTGCCAGATATTTGCTCAACAACCGCGAATATCTCAAATACCATGATTATTTAAAAGCTGGGTTGCCAATTGCTACCGGAGTTATCGAAGGTGCTTGCCGTCATCTGATTAAAGATCGGATGGATATTACTGGTGCCAGATGGAGTCTAGCTGGTGCCGAGGCTGTTTTACGGCTTCGTTCTTTGTATATTAGCGGGGATTGGCATAAGTATTGGCGCTTCCATTTACACCAAGAGCATAAACGCAATCATCTTGCTCTGTATCAAGGTGCAATTCCCTTGATGAAGCGAGTTGCTAAAGCCCGTTGCCCTATTACCCCTTCACCCCTTCCAATACCTGTCTAA
- a CDS encoding ion channel, with protein sequence MFIKSRQVTTNRIVRPDGGFNVVRKGLPSSYWGDLYHVLIRIQWHKFILLITCGYLVANALFALAYLCGGDGIENAKPGNFFDAFFFSVQTMASIGYGAMYPKTYYANFLVTIESLLGLLGLAMATGLMFARISLPKARVMFSNVAVITPYDGVESLIFRVGNERQNWILEAQIRLTLVRTEVSKEGNIMRRFYDMPLVRSNSPVFALSWMVMHQIDQASPLYGMNLEKIIENEVEILVTLTGIDETVSQTIHARHSFIAEEILWNMKFVDILSKQRDGKRCINYSHFHDVIPSSKDL encoded by the coding sequence ATGTTCATCAAATCTCGTCAAGTCACGACAAACCGAATCGTTCGTCCTGATGGAGGCTTTAATGTTGTTCGGAAAGGTTTACCAAGTTCCTACTGGGGGGATTTGTATCATGTGCTTATCCGAATACAATGGCATAAGTTTATTTTACTGATCACTTGCGGATACTTGGTTGCTAATGCTTTATTTGCACTAGCTTATCTCTGTGGGGGAGACGGGATTGAAAATGCTAAACCAGGAAACTTTTTTGATGCCTTTTTCTTCAGTGTACAAACAATGGCATCAATTGGTTATGGAGCAATGTATCCTAAAACCTATTATGCCAATTTTTTAGTAACTATTGAATCATTATTAGGGTTATTGGGACTGGCTATGGCAACTGGTTTGATGTTTGCCAGAATATCTTTACCAAAAGCACGGGTAATGTTTAGCAATGTCGCGGTCATTACTCCCTATGATGGTGTGGAGAGTTTGATATTTCGTGTGGGAAATGAACGCCAAAACTGGATTTTAGAAGCCCAAATTCGCCTAACCTTAGTGCGTACAGAAGTATCGAAAGAAGGTAACATTATGCGAAGATTTTATGACATGCCTTTAGTGAGAAGCAATTCGCCAGTTTTTGCTCTTTCTTGGATGGTAATGCATCAAATTGATCAAGCCAGTCCACTTTATGGGATGAATTTAGAAAAGATAATTGAGAATGAAGTGGAAATTTTAGTAACTTTGACAGGAATCGACGAAACAGTATCACAAACGATTCATGCACGTCATTCTTTTATTGCAGAAGAAATTCTGTGGAATATGAAGTTTGTGGATATTTTATCCAAACAGCGGGATGGTAAACGCTGCATTAATTATTCTCATTTTCATGATGTCATTCCATCTTCTAAAGATTTGTAA
- a CDS encoding response regulator transcription factor yields MDILIVEDEAEIAQLIQITLEKEGFNCRISRDGNNALQIFQEQAPDLIILDLMIPHLDGLEVCARIRQKPGIKDPYILMLTAKGEEIDRVIGLSTGADDYMVKPFSPRELVARVRALLRRNLRQGGQNNGNTYRTRNFVIDLERHTASRQTDSQAIEELDLTTLEFNLLSTFVSNPSRVWNRSQLIDKLWGDNFFGDERVVDTHIARLRKKIEPDPTNPIYIKTVVGIGYKFEDLPIS; encoded by the coding sequence ATGGATATATTAATTGTCGAGGATGAAGCTGAAATTGCCCAACTAATTCAAATAACTTTAGAAAAGGAAGGATTCAATTGTCGAATCAGTCGTGATGGAAATAATGCCTTACAAATATTTCAAGAACAAGCACCTGATTTAATTATTTTGGATTTGATGATTCCCCATCTCGATGGTTTGGAAGTTTGTGCTAGGATTCGTCAAAAGCCCGGTATCAAAGATCCTTACATTTTGATGTTAACTGCAAAGGGGGAAGAAATTGACCGCGTAATTGGTTTATCTACAGGCGCTGATGATTATATGGTAAAACCATTTAGTCCCAGAGAACTGGTGGCAAGGGTTAGAGCGCTATTGAGGCGAAACTTACGACAAGGAGGACAAAATAACGGTAATACCTATCGAACTCGAAATTTTGTGATTGATTTAGAGCGACATACAGCTAGTCGGCAAACTGATTCTCAAGCAATAGAAGAACTGGATTTAACAACACTTGAATTTAACTTACTAAGCACATTTGTGAGTAATCCTAGTCGTGTTTGGAATCGCAGCCAGTTAATTGATAAACTTTGGGGTGATAACTTTTTTGGTGATGAACGAGTTGTAGATACACATATTGCTCGTTTGAGAAAAAAAATTGAGCCAGATCCCACTAACCCCATCTATATTAAAACTGTAGTCGGTATTGGCTATAAGTTTGAAGATTTACCAATCTCTTAA
- the bioF gene encoding 8-amino-7-oxononanoate synthase, with product MTKILNSKNPYSWLESSLTTIHRADWYRSVQSVQGMAGATVLLDGREVINFASNDYLGLASDQRLIAAAVKATEELGTGSTGSRLLSGHRELHRELENAIASWKQTPDAVIFSSGYLANIGTISALVGKRDLVLSDQYNHSSLKNGAILSGANIIEYSHCDVQDLRKHLYQQRHLYRRSLIITDSVFSMDGDLCPLPALLDIATEFDCMLLLDEAHGTGVLGNNGTGCVEYWGCTGRELIQMGTLSKALGSLGGYVTGSLSLIDFLRNRASSWIYTTALSPANTAAALTAIGIIQQEPQRREQLWHHVCYLKETIQQRLPNLQLLPSESPILCFQLKNATEALKVGEYLKDSGIFAPAIRPPTVPTSRIRISVMATHEKAHLHRLLDVLEQVNNK from the coding sequence TTGACTAAAATTCTTAACTCCAAAAACCCCTATAGTTGGCTCGAAAGTTCCCTAACCACTATTCACCGTGCAGATTGGTATCGTTCGGTACAATCTGTACAGGGGATGGCGGGAGCAACAGTATTATTAGATGGACGTGAGGTAATTAATTTTGCCAGTAACGATTACTTGGGATTGGCAAGTGATCAACGCTTAATTGCCGCAGCAGTCAAAGCAACCGAAGAACTAGGTACAGGTAGTACAGGTTCACGGTTACTAAGTGGACATCGAGAATTGCACCGAGAATTAGAAAATGCGATCGCATCTTGGAAACAAACCCCAGATGCTGTTATTTTTAGCTCTGGTTATCTAGCTAATATTGGCACCATCTCAGCTTTGGTGGGTAAACGTGATTTGGTACTATCTGATCAGTACAACCACTCAAGTCTCAAAAATGGCGCAATTCTTAGCGGCGCAAACATCATAGAGTATTCTCACTGTGATGTTCAAGATTTACGCAAACACCTCTACCAACAACGTCATCTCTATCGTCGTAGCCTAATTATTACCGATAGCGTCTTTAGCATGGATGGCGATTTATGTCCTCTGCCCGCATTACTAGATATAGCCACAGAATTTGACTGTATGCTATTGCTGGATGAGGCACATGGCACGGGAGTGTTAGGAAATAATGGAACAGGTTGTGTTGAGTATTGGGGCTGCACGGGTAGGGAACTAATTCAAATGGGTACCCTTAGTAAAGCCTTAGGTAGTTTAGGAGGCTATGTAACTGGAAGTCTCTCCCTCATTGACTTCCTCCGCAACCGTGCTTCCAGTTGGATTTATACTACTGCCCTTTCCCCAGCAAATACAGCAGCAGCCTTAACGGCAATTGGCATAATTCAACAAGAACCCCAACGTCGAGAACAACTTTGGCATCACGTCTGCTATCTCAAAGAAACAATTCAACAACGTCTGCCAAATTTACAACTATTACCTTCTGAATCTCCCATACTTTGTTTCCAACTCAAAAACGCTACAGAAGCCCTAAAAGTTGGGGAATATTTGAAAGATTCAGGCATTTTCGCGCCTGCAATTCGTCCACCCACAGTACCCACAAGCCGTATTCGCATCTCTGTAATGGCAACACACGAAAAAGCACATTTGCATCGTTTACTGGATGTTTTAGAGCAAGTTAACAATAAGTAA
- a CDS encoding sensor histidine kinase — MKSKNYSQTKSLPLASRLFLSHLVVMFLGLTSVVITSKIYSPRFFILHLERLQSEGLNLYYVRRQLVDGFELAWQRSTFWSVLAGTTAAGGLSYWVSQRIMHRLTQMEEITQKFAAGQFDARLPVSDIPEFNRLGISFNRMADSLEGVEARRRELIGDMTHELRTPLTVIRGYLEELADGQIEPSMQIYQQLIRENKRLERLVNDVQELSKAEAGYLPINLQAVDIYSLLEALVQKFSDQLLEDGPSLYLESSANLPLVMADIDRTEQVLVNLIGNAIHYTFEGSIVIRVSVEGSRLWIAVTDTGIGIASEDLPHVFERFWRADKSRVRTASVGEYRHSGGSGVGLSISRRLVELQGGQIEVESQLGVGTTFRFCLLLL; from the coding sequence ATGAAAAGCAAAAATTATTCTCAAACAAAATCTTTACCTTTAGCTTCTCGTTTATTTTTATCACACTTAGTTGTAATGTTCCTAGGATTAACCAGTGTTGTAATTACTAGCAAGATTTATTCTCCTCGCTTTTTTATTTTACACCTGGAACGCTTACAAAGTGAAGGCTTAAATTTATATTATGTGCGTAGACAATTAGTAGATGGTTTTGAATTGGCTTGGCAACGTAGTACTTTTTGGTCAGTTTTAGCTGGTACAACTGCTGCTGGAGGTTTAAGTTACTGGGTGTCACAACGGATTATGCATCGGTTAACTCAGATGGAGGAAATTACACAAAAGTTTGCAGCTGGACAGTTTGATGCACGATTGCCTGTTTCCGATATCCCTGAATTTAATCGTTTGGGGATTAGTTTTAATCGGATGGCAGATAGCTTGGAGGGTGTTGAAGCACGAAGAAGGGAATTAATCGGCGATATGACTCACGAACTGAGAACGCCGTTAACTGTTATTAGGGGATATTTGGAAGAATTAGCAGATGGGCAAATTGAGCCATCTATGCAGATATACCAGCAATTAATTAGGGAAAATAAGCGTTTGGAACGTTTGGTAAATGATGTACAGGAACTTTCAAAAGCAGAAGCTGGTTATTTGCCGATTAACCTACAAGCGGTAGATATATATTCATTGTTAGAAGCATTAGTACAAAAATTCAGCGACCAATTATTAGAAGATGGACCATCGCTGTATTTAGAGTCTTCGGCAAATTTACCATTGGTAATGGCAGATATTGATCGTACAGAACAAGTATTAGTTAATTTAATTGGTAACGCAATACATTATACTTTCGAGGGTTCCATTGTGATTCGGGTTTCGGTTGAAGGTTCCCGTTTATGGATTGCAGTTACAGATACAGGTATTGGAATTGCATCAGAGGATTTGCCCCATGTTTTTGAGCGTTTTTGGCGTGCTGACAAATCTCGCGTTCGCACAGCAAGTGTGGGAGAATATCGTCATTCTGGTGGTAGCGGTGTCGGTTTATCAATTTCTCGCCGCTTAGTTGAATTACAGGGTGGGCAAATAGAGGTTGAGAGTCAGTTAGGTGTCGGCACTACATTTCGTTTCTGCTTACTTTTACTTTAG
- a CDS encoding polyphosphate kinase 2 family protein — MNHDHFIVKPGTKISLQDYDPKYTGEFTNKSDVIGKLQADVEKLGKYQDILYAQNSYALLIIFQAMDAAGKDSTIKYVMSGINPQGCQVFSFKTPSDEELDHDYLWRNMKALPERGRIGIFNRSYYEETLVVRVHPEILASQKLPEIYQEKHKKNKIWQQRFKEINNFEKYLVDNGIIVLKFFLNVSKSEQKKRFLERIKIPEKNWKFSVNDVKERGYWNDYMEAYEDVFQHTSTDWAPWFIIPGDRKWFTRLAVADVINSRLAQLNLKYPTPSLEHQQELIKAQKILENEDS; from the coding sequence ATGAATCACGACCATTTTATTGTGAAACCTGGAACCAAGATTAGTCTCCAAGATTATGATCCTAAATATACAGGTGAATTTACTAATAAATCTGATGTTATAGGTAAATTACAAGCTGATGTTGAGAAATTGGGGAAATATCAAGATATTCTTTATGCCCAAAATAGCTATGCATTATTGATTATTTTTCAAGCAATGGATGCAGCAGGGAAAGATAGCACTATTAAATATGTGATGTCAGGCATTAATCCCCAAGGTTGTCAAGTATTCAGTTTCAAAACTCCTAGCGATGAAGAGTTAGATCATGATTACCTTTGGCGGAATATGAAAGCTTTACCAGAAAGGGGAAGAATTGGTATTTTTAACCGGTCATATTATGAAGAAACACTAGTGGTTCGGGTTCATCCTGAAATTTTAGCATCTCAAAAGCTACCCGAAATTTATCAAGAAAAGCATAAAAAAAATAAAATTTGGCAACAGAGATTTAAGGAAATTAACAACTTTGAAAAATATCTAGTTGATAATGGAATTATAGTTTTAAAGTTCTTTCTCAATGTCTCAAAATCCGAGCAGAAAAAACGTTTCTTAGAAAGAATAAAAATTCCCGAAAAAAATTGGAAATTTTCCGTTAATGATGTCAAAGAGCGGGGTTACTGGAATGACTATATGGAAGCCTACGAAGATGTCTTCCAGCATACCAGTACCGACTGGGCACCTTGGTTTATTATCCCAGGCGATCGCAAGTGGTTTACACGCCTTGCAGTTGCTGATGTCATCAATTCTCGCCTAGCCCAACTAAATTTGAAATATCCAACTCCGAGTCTTGAACATCAGCAGGAATTAATCAAAGCACAGAAAATTCTGGAAAATGAAGATTCTTGA
- a CDS encoding serine/threonine-protein kinase — protein sequence MLLNNRYRVIQTLGSGGFGDTFLAEDTQMPSQRRCVVKQLKPIQNNAQIYQLVQERFQREAAILEELGGNNEQIPTLYAYFPAEGKFYLVQEWVEGQTLTTAIQQRGLFAEATVREILLSLLPVLDFVHSRGIVHRDIKPDNIIIRNRDQKPVLIDFGAVRETMGTAVNSQGMPTSSIVIGTPGFMPSEQAMGRPIFASDIYSLGITAVYLLTGRQPQELPTDSRTAEIEWKNYAGNIQPNLAAVIDKSIAYHPRDRFTSAREMLNALNGGFAVAPTVPVSPYNQSYEPTKPPASIPQNTIPSNQGNYQQYPTLNQPPANQPHTVPVIPQTYKEIPKENSNRGVLIGSVIIGSLIASGIIIAATLQKQPLQTASQSVISSTPEDTPPVESKTNQQTSTNSSKSSNSSNSPSTEVTRKPQIIQTPIIINSPNISSTIPTRTATPEPSPIITQTAEPDPVDISEKSSPTDFIQGYYTNINNGNLQTAWNQLSPSVQDNSKLHPNGYVSYTEWWAGTVKQVEINRIQLIDEDRESATVDARLNYILRNGKSSPSAVRLTLIWDATSNKWLVSDAKSLRG from the coding sequence ATGCTACTAAATAATCGTTATCGCGTCATTCAAACCTTGGGAAGTGGTGGATTTGGAGATACTTTTCTTGCAGAAGATACCCAAATGCCATCACAACGTCGATGTGTGGTGAAACAACTTAAACCAATTCAAAATAATGCCCAAATTTACCAATTAGTTCAAGAAAGATTTCAGCGGGAAGCCGCAATTTTAGAAGAATTAGGTGGCAATAACGAACAAATTCCCACTTTATATGCTTACTTTCCTGCCGAAGGTAAATTTTATTTAGTTCAAGAATGGGTGGAAGGACAAACATTAACTACAGCAATTCAACAGCGAGGATTATTTGCTGAAGCCACAGTTAGAGAAATATTATTAAGTTTGTTACCTGTCCTCGATTTCGTGCATTCACGGGGAATAGTTCACCGCGATATAAAACCAGATAACATTATTATTCGTAATCGTGACCAAAAACCAGTATTAATTGACTTTGGTGCAGTTAGGGAAACCATGGGGACAGCTGTTAACTCCCAAGGAATGCCCACAAGCTCCATTGTAATTGGTACTCCCGGTTTTATGCCTAGTGAACAAGCTATGGGCAGACCAATATTTGCCAGTGACATCTATAGTTTAGGTATAACCGCCGTATATTTACTCACTGGTAGACAACCCCAAGAACTACCCACAGATTCCCGCACCGCAGAAATAGAGTGGAAAAACTACGCAGGTAATATTCAGCCAAACTTAGCAGCAGTCATTGATAAATCAATAGCTTATCATCCACGCGATCGCTTCACCAGTGCAAGGGAGATGTTAAATGCCCTTAATGGTGGTTTTGCTGTTGCTCCCACTGTCCCTGTTTCACCTTACAATCAATCATACGAACCAACTAAACCCCCGGCATCAATTCCCCAAAATACAATTCCCTCTAACCAAGGAAATTATCAACAATACCCAACGCTAAATCAACCACCAGCGAATCAACCTCACACTGTTCCCGTTATTCCCCAAACTTATAAAGAAATTCCCAAGGAAAATAGTAATCGTGGTGTCCTCATTGGTAGTGTCATTATAGGTAGTTTAATTGCATCTGGGATAATTATTGCTGCCACACTACAAAAACAACCTTTACAAACTGCTTCTCAAAGCGTGATATCTTCCACTCCAGAAGATACACCACCTGTGGAGTCTAAAACAAATCAACAAACTTCGACTAATTCTTCAAAATCATCTAATTCATCTAATTCACCATCAACTGAAGTAACTCGAAAACCACAAATTATTCAAACACCGATTATTATTAACAGTCCCAATATTTCCAGCACTATTCCAACCCGCACTGCCACACCAGAACCATCACCAATTATTACCCAAACAGCAGAACCAGACCCTGTAGATATATCAGAAAAATCATCGCCGACAGATTTTATTCAAGGCTATTACACTAATATTAATAATGGCAATTTACAAACAGCTTGGAATCAATTAAGTCCTAGCGTCCAAGATAACTCAAAACTACATCCTAATGGTTATGTTTCTTACACAGAATGGTGGGCAGGAACAGTTAAGCAAGTTGAGATAAATCGAATACAACTAATAGATGAAGATAGAGAAAGTGCAACAGTAGATGCACGATTAAATTATATATTAAGAAATGGAAAATCATCCCCAAGTGCAGTTAGATTAACTTTAATTTGGGATGCAACATCCAACAAATGGCTGGTTAGTGATGCTAAAAGTTTACGAGGTTAA
- a CDS encoding sucrose-phosphate phosphatase produces the protein MSKFMFVTDLDNTLVNHNTSNDHDLKILNQQLTHYRTEFGAKIVYATGRSPKLYSELAAEKQLITPDALVLSVGTEIYLDGDNTPDKSWAEILQTGWNREKVIQITSGIAELKPQPDSEQRAFKVSFFLEKGDSEKILQKLDTELQKCGLNIKLIYSSEIDLDIIPQNSDKGQAMKFLRQQWKFVAEQTVVCGDSGNDIALFTSGDERGIIVGNARPELLEWHNENPTENRYLAKNICSAGILEGLKHFGFL, from the coding sequence ATGTCCAAGTTTATGTTTGTAACCGATTTAGACAACACACTTGTCAATCACAACACGAGCAATGATCATGATTTGAAGATACTCAATCAACAACTCACCCACTACCGCACCGAGTTTGGAGCCAAAATTGTTTATGCCACTGGTCGTTCACCTAAGTTATACAGCGAGTTGGCAGCAGAAAAACAGCTAATTACACCGGACGCTCTAGTTCTTTCTGTTGGTACGGAGATTTATCTAGATGGTGATAATACTCCAGATAAATCTTGGGCTGAAATTTTACAAACTGGCTGGAATCGAGAAAAGGTGATACAAATAACTAGTGGAATTGCTGAGTTAAAACCGCAACCAGATTCTGAGCAGAGAGCATTTAAGGTAAGTTTTTTCTTGGAAAAAGGGGATTCTGAAAAAATTTTGCAAAAACTTGATACAGAGTTGCAAAAATGTGGTTTAAATATAAAGTTAATCTACAGTAGCGAAATTGACCTTGATATTATACCTCAAAACAGCGACAAAGGTCAGGCGATGAAGTTTCTACGTCAACAGTGGAAATTTGTAGCTGAACAAACAGTTGTCTGTGGCGATTCTGGTAATGATATTGCTCTATTCACATCTGGAGATGAACGAGGAATAATTGTGGGCAATGCTCGTCCAGAATTACTTGAGTGGCACAATGAAAATCCTACTGAAAACCGTTACCTGGCGAAGAATATTTGTTCAGCAGGAATTTTGGAAGGTTTGAAACATTTTGGTTTCTTATAA
- the ruvA gene encoding Holliday junction branch migration protein RuvA translates to MISYLKGIIAGIQSSGNRHTLTLEVNGMGYDLQVPGKLATHLPGSGETVQVFTHYQVREEIPLLYGFGSPSERDLFRHLLAVSGIGAALAIALLDTLEVPELVQAIVTNNVQLLIQAPGVGKKTGERICLELKSKLIEWRKTAGFFVATGGPAPGILDEVQSTLLALGYTASEVSHALHYVSEDIGLPKDAYVEDWIRQSIAHLSSTEV, encoded by the coding sequence ATGATTAGTTATCTTAAAGGAATTATTGCTGGGATTCAAAGTAGTGGTAATCGTCATACCCTCACCTTGGAAGTGAACGGTATGGGTTATGATTTGCAGGTTCCCGGAAAGTTGGCAACACATTTACCTGGTTCTGGGGAAACTGTCCAAGTTTTTACCCATTACCAAGTTCGTGAGGAAATTCCCCTTTTATACGGTTTTGGCTCACCTTCGGAACGAGACTTATTTCGGCACCTTTTGGCTGTTAGTGGCATTGGTGCAGCTTTAGCGATCGCATTACTGGATACGCTGGAGGTACCGGAGTTAGTACAGGCAATTGTCACAAACAATGTGCAATTACTGATCCAAGCACCAGGAGTCGGCAAGAAGACGGGTGAACGCATCTGTTTGGAACTGAAGAGTAAACTTATTGAATGGCGCAAAACAGCGGGGTTCTTCGTCGCTACAGGTGGTCCTGCACCTGGTATCCTAGATGAAGTTCAAAGTACCCTCTTAGCTTTAGGCTACACCGCTAGTGAAGTTAGTCACGCTCTACATTATGTCAGCGAGGATATTGGTTTACCTAAAGATGCTTATGTAGAGGATTGGATTCGCCAATCTATCGCTCACCTGAGTAGCACTGAGGTTTAA